In Phenylobacterium zucineum HLK1, one DNA window encodes the following:
- a CDS encoding spinster family MFS transporter: protein MASSSPTPAAADSSASPAAALRPAKGAWPVLAILCFVYVLNFLDRQLLSILAKPIQDDLGVTDGQLGLISGLYFALFYCLISIPVGWLADRTNRVRVLAFACGLWSAATVACGLSANYPQLVLARMTVGVGEAGGVPPSYAIITDYFPPGQRGTALGLFNLGPPIGQALGVAFGAAIAAAYSWRMAFILLGAVGIVTAIAVLAGVREPERGALDRAAGQAPKLQAGPAKFWPTVRMFFSTPALALVASASAATQIITYGAGNFTVLFLMREKGMTLEDVSLWYALVVAVGMGGGIFVSGRVIDKYTRRTKAAYALAPAVSLALAVPAYLAFVWAPSWPLALAFLLFPTFLNYFYLSSAVALVQEEVAPEQRVLSGALLLLVMNLIGMGVGPTFVGAVSDLVRAAHPENSLQIAFYALAPMYLVAVGLFVALARVLRREETGA, encoded by the coding sequence ATGGCGTCCTCCTCCCCGACGCCGGCCGCGGCCGACTCCTCCGCGAGTCCGGCCGCGGCCCTGCGGCCCGCCAAGGGCGCCTGGCCCGTCCTGGCGATCCTCTGCTTCGTCTACGTGCTGAACTTCCTGGACCGGCAGCTGCTGTCGATCCTGGCCAAGCCGATCCAGGACGACCTCGGGGTCACCGACGGCCAGCTCGGGCTGATCAGCGGCCTCTACTTCGCGCTGTTCTACTGCCTGATCTCGATCCCGGTGGGCTGGCTGGCCGACCGGACCAACCGAGTGCGGGTGCTGGCCTTCGCCTGCGGCCTGTGGAGCGCGGCCACCGTGGCCTGCGGCCTGTCGGCGAACTATCCGCAGCTCGTCCTCGCCCGGATGACGGTCGGCGTCGGCGAAGCGGGCGGGGTGCCGCCGTCCTACGCCATCATCACCGACTACTTCCCGCCCGGGCAGCGGGGCACGGCGCTCGGCCTGTTCAACCTCGGACCGCCCATCGGCCAGGCCCTGGGCGTGGCCTTCGGCGCGGCCATCGCGGCGGCCTACAGCTGGCGGATGGCCTTCATCCTGCTGGGCGCCGTCGGCATCGTCACGGCCATCGCCGTCCTGGCGGGCGTGCGCGAGCCCGAGCGGGGCGCCCTGGACCGTGCGGCGGGGCAGGCGCCCAAGCTGCAGGCCGGGCCGGCGAAGTTCTGGCCCACGGTGCGGATGTTCTTCTCGACGCCCGCCCTGGCCCTCGTCGCCTCGGCCAGCGCGGCGACCCAGATCATCACCTACGGCGCGGGCAACTTCACCGTCCTGTTCCTGATGCGCGAGAAGGGCATGACTCTCGAGGACGTGTCGCTCTGGTACGCCCTGGTGGTCGCCGTCGGCATGGGCGGCGGGATCTTCGTCTCGGGCCGGGTGATCGACAAGTACACCCGTCGCACGAAGGCGGCCTACGCCCTGGCGCCGGCGGTGTCGCTGGCGCTCGCGGTGCCGGCGTACCTGGCCTTCGTCTGGGCGCCGTCGTGGCCGCTGGCCCTGGCGTTCCTGCTGTTCCCGACGTTCCTGAACTACTTCTACCTGTCATCCGCCGTGGCGCTGGTGCAGGAGGAGGTGGCGCCCGAGCAGCGCGTGCTGTCCGGCGCCCTGCTGCTGCTGGTGATGAACCTGATCGGGATGGGCGTGGGCCCGACGTTCGTCGGGGCGGTGAGCGACCTCGTCCGGGCCGCCCATCCGGAGAATTCGCTTCAGATCGCGTTCTATGCGCTGGCGCCGATGTACCTCGTCGCCGTGGGGCTGTTCGTGGCGCTGGCGCGGGTGCTGAGGCGCGAGGAGACCGGCGCGTGA
- the gspM gene encoding type II secretion system protein GspM, whose translation MIASPVIAWWEARTRREQVLLAVLAAGLGLFILWFGVHRPLAQARADAALRYDRALRDEAVVRAAALGIRALERGAPAPKAAASPAEAVSASAAAAGLTLGRVEPDPGGGVRVAVGGVSPGQLFPWLAALQQDYGVTPAHLAVVKDAQGTLSADATFGGTGR comes from the coding sequence ATGATCGCTTCACCGGTGATCGCCTGGTGGGAGGCGCGCACGCGCCGCGAGCAGGTCCTGCTGGCCGTCCTGGCGGCGGGGCTGGGGCTCTTCATCCTGTGGTTCGGCGTCCACCGGCCGCTCGCCCAGGCGCGGGCGGACGCCGCGCTGCGCTACGACCGGGCGCTGCGGGACGAGGCCGTAGTGCGCGCGGCCGCCCTCGGCATCCGGGCGCTGGAGCGCGGGGCGCCGGCCCCCAAGGCGGCGGCCTCGCCGGCCGAGGCGGTGAGCGCGTCGGCCGCCGCCGCGGGCCTCACCTTGGGCCGGGTCGAGCCCGACCCCGGCGGCGGGGTGCGGGTGGCGGTCGGCGGCGTCTCGCCTGGGCAGCTCTTCCCATGGCTCGCGGCCCTTCAGCAGGACTACGGCGTGACGCCGGCGCACCTTGCGGTCGTCAAGGACGCGCAGGGGACGCTGTCGGCGGACGCCACCTTCGGCGGGACCGGACGCTGA
- the gspK gene encoding type II secretion system minor pseudopilin GspK, producing the protein MRRRSEERGVALLSVLLLVAVMSVMAVTVLDEIRFGVRRAANAEAVGQARWYALGAEALARSRIGALVRSDAVLTGWSGRAVSYPVEGGLIQARLTDAGNCLNLNSLVQGPPEGLRRSDAGVEQFLALAQALGLAPREAEMLAAALVDWMDADPLRESGGAEDEAYDGYRTGGTLLAEPSELRAIQGFTPQVYARLRPYVCALPTADPAAININTLTEDQAPLLAMLAREPLSAAAARRVIAARPATGWAEVADFAALPAVQAADIDTGRLSVRPRYFGLQTEVTFGEAEAFASALMETDSAGRVRLAARRWGPEE; encoded by the coding sequence ATGAGGCGGCGGAGTGAGGAGCGGGGCGTGGCGCTGCTGTCGGTGCTGCTGCTGGTGGCGGTGATGTCGGTGATGGCGGTGACGGTGCTGGACGAGATCCGCTTCGGCGTACGCCGTGCGGCCAACGCCGAGGCGGTCGGGCAGGCGCGCTGGTACGCCCTGGGGGCCGAGGCCCTGGCGCGCTCGCGCATCGGCGCCCTCGTCCGCTCGGACGCGGTCCTGACGGGCTGGAGCGGGCGGGCCGTCAGCTACCCGGTCGAGGGCGGGCTGATCCAGGCGCGCCTGACCGACGCCGGCAACTGCCTCAACCTCAACAGCCTGGTGCAGGGGCCGCCCGAAGGGCTGCGCCGCAGCGACGCGGGCGTCGAGCAGTTCCTGGCCCTGGCGCAGGCGCTGGGCCTCGCCCCCCGCGAGGCCGAAATGCTGGCCGCGGCCCTGGTGGACTGGATGGACGCCGATCCCCTGCGCGAGAGCGGCGGCGCCGAGGACGAGGCCTATGACGGCTACCGCACGGGCGGAACGCTGCTGGCCGAGCCCAGCGAGCTGCGGGCGATCCAGGGCTTCACGCCGCAGGTCTACGCTCGCCTGCGGCCCTACGTCTGCGCGCTGCCGACGGCGGACCCCGCTGCGATCAACATCAACACCCTGACCGAGGACCAGGCGCCCCTGCTGGCCATGCTGGCGCGCGAGCCGCTGTCGGCGGCGGCGGCGCGGCGGGTGATCGCGGCCCGGCCCGCGACGGGCTGGGCCGAGGTGGCCGACTTCGCCGCGCTGCCGGCGGTGCAGGCGGCGGACATCGATACCGGGCGACTGAGCGTGCGTCCGCGCTACTTCGGCCTGCAGACCGAGGTGACGTTCGGCGAGGCCGAGGCCTTCGCCAGCGCGCTCATGGAAACGGATTCCGCCGGCCGGGTGCGGCTCGCGGCGCGGCGATGGGGACCCGAGGAATGA
- a CDS encoding endonuclease/exonuclease/phosphatase family protein, with translation MLLAILAASVVAGAPQAPPVEPPSQGPREREISVLTYNVRGLPWPVARGRGAALRAIGEELAALRRAGREPDLVLIQEGFRGEVEDLVRASGYAHWARGPGRGDRRAGGLPALPGLLRGEGWGTLAGGGLHVLSDLPIRDVRAAAYSACAGLDCLAAKGVMLVRVRLDDGTEVDVINTHLNARRASRAPKPRTLQAHHRQTDELLAFIADHAAPDRPLVVGGDFNVRNAPDRYKYRAEARPYVVVAEFCHRHAAQCASPHAAQNQPWLKSQDLQAFASPAGIDLRPVGVETLFDGGETPSLSDHAGYLVRYRLSFRGRTPRETGAQVMAAADR, from the coding sequence ATGCTGCTGGCGATTCTCGCTGCTTCCGTGGTCGCGGGCGCGCCGCAGGCGCCGCCCGTCGAGCCGCCGTCCCAAGGGCCGCGGGAGCGGGAGATCAGCGTCCTCACCTACAATGTGCGCGGGCTGCCCTGGCCGGTCGCCCGCGGGCGGGGCGCGGCCCTGCGCGCCATCGGCGAGGAGCTGGCGGCGCTGCGCCGGGCGGGCCGCGAGCCGGACCTGGTGCTGATCCAGGAAGGCTTCCGCGGCGAGGTGGAGGACCTGGTCCGCGCCAGCGGCTACGCCCACTGGGCGCGCGGGCCCGGCCGAGGCGACCGGCGCGCCGGCGGCCTTCCCGCCCTTCCCGGCCTGCTCCGCGGCGAGGGATGGGGGACGCTCGCGGGCGGGGGCCTGCACGTGCTGTCGGACCTGCCGATCCGTGACGTGCGCGCGGCGGCCTACAGCGCCTGCGCGGGTCTCGACTGCCTCGCGGCCAAGGGCGTGATGCTGGTCCGGGTGCGACTGGACGACGGGACCGAGGTCGACGTGATCAACACGCACCTGAACGCGCGCCGCGCCAGCCGCGCCCCCAAGCCCCGCACGCTCCAGGCGCACCACCGGCAGACGGACGAGCTGCTGGCCTTCATCGCCGACCACGCCGCGCCGGACCGCCCGCTGGTGGTCGGCGGCGACTTCAACGTCCGGAACGCCCCCGACCGCTACAAATACCGGGCCGAGGCGCGGCCCTATGTCGTCGTCGCCGAGTTCTGCCATCGGCACGCCGCCCAGTGCGCCTCGCCGCACGCCGCGCAAAACCAGCCCTGGCTGAAGTCGCAGGATCTACAGGCCTTCGCGAGCCCCGCGGGCATCGACCTGCGGCCGGTCGGGGTGGAGACGCTGTTCGACGGCGGCGAGACCCCGTCGCTGTCGGATCACGCCGGCTACCTCGTCCGCTACAGGCTGAGCTTCAGGGGGCGGACGCCGCGCGAGACGGGGGCGCAGGTGATGGCCGCGGCCGATCGCTGA
- a CDS encoding recombinase family protein, which translates to MRYGVVRESPSLPPPAVQRRLLDGAACDVVLQEGQPTPEAQRRLARLLFGLKPGDEVLVHSLDVFQRSTGELAQLIRNFLEVGVSLRIVGDRAEGEALKPEQNVLKVLSLLAEHESRRPSRTPPGAGSRFNSGSRNALSKYQVDYARKLYREGASLRSIGLLFQVSPNEVWAAIGDQA; encoded by the coding sequence GTGCGCTATGGCGTCGTCCGGGAGAGCCCGAGCCTGCCCCCGCCTGCGGTCCAGCGACGACTCCTCGACGGGGCCGCCTGCGACGTGGTCCTCCAGGAGGGGCAGCCGACACCGGAGGCCCAGCGTCGCCTGGCCCGCCTGCTCTTCGGCCTGAAGCCCGGCGACGAGGTGCTGGTGCACAGCCTGGACGTCTTCCAGCGCTCCACCGGCGAGCTGGCCCAGCTCATCCGCAACTTCCTCGAGGTGGGCGTGAGCCTGCGCATCGTCGGCGACCGCGCCGAGGGCGAGGCGCTGAAGCCGGAGCAGAACGTGCTGAAGGTGCTCTCCCTGCTGGCGGAGCACGAGAGCCGCAGGCCCAGCCGCACTCCGCCGGGCGCCGGCTCCCGCTTCAACAGCGGCAGCCGCAACGCCCTCTCGAAGTACCAGGTCGACTACGCCCGCAAGCTCTACCGCGAGGGCGCGTCCCTGCGCTCGATCGGCCTGCTGTTCCAGGTCTCGCCCAACGAGGTCTGGGCCGCGATCGGCGACCAGGCGTGA
- a CDS encoding prepilin peptidase, with translation MNLLGLAAVALGIPVGLLLARLSARAGDEAPTPRRLAAFALAAPALAVWAQAAHPGAAGVLGALLAWQLLLLAVLDAEHLWLPLPATLSLIATGLLAAAALGPDELAARAAGAGLGWIALAGLAAAYRRLRGREGLGGGDAVLLAGGGAWAGWAALPTILVWAALAGLSAVAVLAFAGRPVARTRELPFGVALALGVWLAWLYGPIGRI, from the coding sequence GTGAACCTGCTGGGCCTCGCGGCCGTCGCGCTGGGGATCCCCGTCGGCCTCCTCCTGGCCCGGCTCTCGGCCCGCGCGGGCGATGAGGCGCCGACGCCGCGGCGTCTGGCGGCCTTCGCGCTCGCCGCCCCGGCGCTCGCCGTCTGGGCGCAGGCGGCCCACCCGGGCGCTGCGGGCGTCCTGGGCGCCCTGCTGGCCTGGCAGCTCCTGCTGCTCGCCGTTCTCGACGCCGAGCACCTGTGGCTGCCCCTGCCGGCCACCCTCTCGCTGATCGCCACCGGGCTGCTGGCGGCGGCGGCGCTGGGCCCGGACGAGCTTGCCGCGCGCGCGGCCGGCGCCGGGCTCGGGTGGATCGCGCTCGCGGGCCTCGCGGCCGCCTACCGCCGGCTCCGCGGCCGGGAGGGGCTGGGCGGCGGCGACGCCGTGCTGCTGGCCGGCGGGGGCGCCTGGGCCGGCTGGGCGGCCCTGCCCACCATCCTCGTCTGGGCGGCGCTGGCGGGCCTCTCCGCCGTCGCCGTCCTCGCCTTTGCGGGACGGCCCGTGGCCCGCACCCGCGAGCTGCCGTTCGGCGTCGCCCTCGCGCTCGGCGTCTGGCTCGCCTGGCTCTACGGACCGATCGGCCGGATCTAG
- a CDS encoding TonB-dependent receptor, whose translation MRSLLLGSACAATLAAASPALAQTAPQATQATDVGEVIVTATRRAERLQDVPLSVTAYSQEALTAKGIVGYEGLAVETPGVVLNRPTANFNNFTARGIATNGYGANLQSTVAVYIDELPISTIGNTTVLDPNLYDVERVEFLRGPQGTLFGSGSLSGALRILTKKPDSSAFDASVLVDYGMVGSDSLRQRYNAMVNVPLVQDKLAIRAVGFLRKEEGYVDNVGLANRKNSNDLDYAGGRVSLLWEPTDRTSVKLLVSREVSKPRDSSTVSPALGHDRRVSDRPDLFQGWLTSYNATIEHQFDGAQFTSSTTWSEFDQKFYVDLAGTFLPQGAVPGPTSIAFGLDADAYQDTFVQEARLASDPGGRWDWVVGGFFLDRRWDVDYNYRSRPDYLAFRGFTGLSDEYYQRQFNHTNSQELAGFGNVTYRFSENFWVTGGLRYGGFEAQSHVEGGYNSNYLAAALTPGFSGPLTIVPIAPVTGVKAKETGPSYKISLSYKPTPNLTTYATVSTGFRTPIVNGFAGRPSVVDPTDIIIPPGADSDDLTNYEIGLKGRWLNGRLTTNLAAYWIDWKNIQVQANRVSDSVQFATNIGQAYSRGLEFEIIALPMEGLTVGANGAFNEAEVSKLSPTEAAISGAGEGVRLASPRFQGAAYVNYGFDLTPEARANFSAVVQRVGKYPGLFPYIPGRPGVLQPTYDYTEAYTNVNATFAVAFDTWTVAAYVENLFDSRKITYVHPEAFLASRYAEQRPRTFGVRVGYDF comes from the coding sequence ATGAGGTCGCTTCTATTGGGGTCGGCTTGCGCCGCGACCCTCGCCGCCGCTTCGCCGGCGCTGGCCCAGACCGCGCCGCAGGCCACGCAGGCCACGGACGTGGGCGAGGTGATCGTCACGGCCACCCGCCGCGCCGAGCGCCTGCAGGACGTGCCGCTGAGCGTCACCGCCTATTCGCAGGAGGCGCTCACCGCCAAGGGCATCGTGGGCTACGAGGGCCTGGCGGTGGAGACGCCCGGCGTGGTGCTGAACCGGCCGACGGCCAACTTCAACAACTTCACCGCGCGCGGGATCGCCACCAACGGCTACGGCGCGAACCTGCAGAGCACGGTGGCGGTCTATATCGACGAGCTGCCGATCTCGACCATCGGCAACACGACGGTGCTCGATCCCAACCTCTATGACGTCGAGCGCGTGGAGTTCCTGCGCGGTCCCCAGGGCACGCTGTTCGGCTCGGGCTCGCTGTCGGGCGCCCTGCGCATCCTCACCAAGAAGCCGGATTCGTCGGCCTTCGACGCCTCGGTTCTCGTCGACTACGGCATGGTGGGGTCGGACTCGCTGCGCCAGCGCTACAACGCCATGGTCAACGTGCCGCTCGTCCAGGACAAGCTGGCGATCCGCGCGGTCGGCTTCCTCCGCAAGGAGGAGGGCTACGTCGACAACGTGGGCCTGGCCAACCGGAAGAACTCGAACGATCTCGACTATGCGGGCGGGCGGGTCAGCCTGCTGTGGGAGCCGACCGACCGGACGTCGGTCAAACTCCTGGTCTCGCGCGAGGTCAGCAAGCCCAGGGATTCCTCGACGGTCAGCCCCGCGCTGGGCCACGACCGGCGGGTGTCGGACCGGCCCGACCTCTTCCAGGGCTGGCTGACGAGCTACAACGCCACCATCGAGCACCAGTTCGACGGCGCCCAGTTCACCAGCTCGACGACCTGGTCCGAGTTCGACCAGAAGTTCTACGTCGACCTCGCGGGCACGTTCCTGCCGCAGGGCGCGGTTCCCGGCCCCACCAGCATCGCCTTCGGCCTCGACGCCGACGCCTACCAGGACACCTTCGTGCAGGAAGCGCGGCTGGCTTCGGATCCCGGGGGCCGGTGGGACTGGGTGGTCGGCGGCTTCTTCCTCGATCGCCGCTGGGACGTGGACTACAACTACCGCTCCCGGCCGGACTACCTCGCCTTCCGCGGCTTCACCGGGCTGTCGGACGAGTACTACCAGCGCCAGTTCAACCACACGAACTCGCAGGAGCTCGCCGGCTTCGGCAACGTGACCTACCGGTTCAGCGAGAACTTCTGGGTCACCGGCGGGCTGCGTTACGGCGGCTTCGAAGCGCAGTCCCACGTCGAGGGCGGCTACAACAGCAACTACCTGGCCGCGGCCCTGACCCCCGGCTTCAGCGGACCGCTGACGATCGTCCCCATCGCCCCCGTCACCGGGGTGAAGGCCAAGGAGACGGGACCGTCCTACAAGATCAGCCTCTCCTACAAGCCGACGCCGAACCTCACCACCTACGCCACGGTGTCGACGGGCTTCCGGACGCCGATCGTCAACGGCTTCGCGGGCCGTCCGAGCGTGGTCGATCCGACCGACATCATCATCCCGCCCGGCGCCGACTCCGACGACCTGACCAACTACGAGATCGGCCTGAAGGGACGTTGGCTGAACGGCCGGCTGACCACCAACCTGGCCGCCTACTGGATCGACTGGAAGAACATCCAGGTGCAGGCCAACCGCGTGTCGGACTCGGTGCAGTTCGCCACCAACATCGGCCAGGCGTACAGCCGCGGCCTGGAATTCGAGATCATCGCCCTGCCCATGGAAGGGCTGACGGTGGGGGCCAACGGCGCCTTCAACGAGGCCGAGGTGAGCAAGCTGTCTCCCACCGAGGCGGCCATCTCGGGCGCCGGCGAGGGCGTGCGGCTGGCCTCGCCCCGGTTCCAGGGCGCGGCCTACGTCAACTACGGCTTCGACCTGACGCCGGAGGCGCGGGCGAACTTCTCGGCCGTGGTCCAGCGGGTCGGCAAGTATCCGGGGCTGTTCCCGTACATCCCGGGCCGGCCGGGCGTGCTGCAGCCGACCTACGACTACACCGAGGCCTACACCAACGTGAACGCCACGTTCGCGGTCGCCTTCGACACCTGGACGGTCGCGGCCTACGTCGAGAACCTCTTCGACAGCCGCAAGATCACCTACGTGCATCCGGAGGCGTTCCTCGCCAGCCGGTACGCCGAGCAGCGTCCGCGCACCTTCGGGGTGCGGGTCGGCTACGACTTCTAG
- a CDS encoding ATP-binding protein produces the protein MALLLDIAPCVPPVFSTATGGELYRRFESEPDTLAIAVVDAAGRPIGIVERNSFLVRMAAQYGHALWSRRPIAGWMKTDPLVADGDVTVSEFCGRILEERPSELLHGFIVTCGGRYAGVGTMLALLQASAAETASHAGEMTRLAEAARASSAQAHEALAAKARFLAVMSHEIRTPLNGVLGVAEILRRKLPDAELAPLVNTIIESGGVLLRLLNDALDLSRAEAAGLELDEAPLPVAELLDDVLALWTPQADIRGVPLTGAYDGPQDLWVLGDRVRLRQILNNLVGNGLKFTGAGGVHVRLTARTEGDCVRLAGAVSDSGPGVPPERLETIFQPFQQTEEGVRRGGAGLGLAVCRQIVQRMDGTIQARNRPEGGAEFAFETPLFRVPAPSSVGGATAEPPPGVEGRVHVLIADDNATNRLVAASLCETFGCTSECVEDGAAAVEAAASGRFDLILMDIKMPVMDGAEATRRIRSGAGAGSRTPILALTANADPADAAFYRRCGVNGVVEKPIRPDRLLAAMTAVLNLVAAESDAVTAC, from the coding sequence ATGGCCCTGCTGCTCGACATCGCCCCCTGCGTCCCGCCGGTCTTCTCCACCGCCACCGGCGGCGAGCTCTACCGGCGCTTCGAGTCCGAGCCGGACACCCTGGCCATCGCGGTCGTGGACGCCGCGGGCCGGCCGATCGGCATCGTCGAGCGCAACAGCTTCCTGGTCCGCATGGCCGCCCAGTACGGCCACGCCCTGTGGTCGCGGCGGCCGATCGCCGGCTGGATGAAGACCGACCCGCTGGTGGCCGACGGCGACGTCACGGTCTCGGAGTTCTGCGGCCGGATCCTCGAGGAGCGCCCGTCCGAGCTGCTGCACGGCTTCATCGTCACCTGCGGCGGGCGCTACGCCGGAGTCGGCACCATGCTGGCCCTGTTGCAGGCGTCCGCCGCCGAGACCGCGTCCCACGCCGGAGAGATGACCCGCCTGGCCGAGGCCGCCCGGGCGTCCAGCGCCCAGGCCCACGAGGCGCTGGCCGCCAAGGCCCGCTTCCTGGCGGTGATGAGCCACGAGATCCGCACGCCGCTGAACGGCGTGCTTGGCGTCGCCGAGATCCTGCGGCGCAAGCTGCCGGACGCCGAGCTCGCGCCCCTGGTCAACACCATCATCGAGTCCGGCGGCGTGCTGCTCCGCCTGCTGAACGATGCGCTCGACCTCTCGCGCGCCGAGGCGGCGGGGCTGGAACTGGACGAGGCGCCGCTGCCCGTCGCCGAACTCCTGGACGACGTGCTCGCGCTCTGGACGCCGCAGGCCGACATCAGGGGCGTTCCGCTCACCGGCGCCTACGACGGCCCGCAGGACCTCTGGGTTCTCGGAGACCGGGTCCGCCTGCGCCAGATCCTCAACAACCTGGTGGGGAACGGGCTGAAGTTCACCGGCGCCGGCGGCGTCCACGTGCGCCTGACGGCGCGGACCGAGGGCGACTGCGTGCGGCTGGCCGGCGCTGTATCGGACTCAGGGCCAGGCGTTCCCCCCGAGCGGCTGGAGACCATCTTCCAGCCCTTCCAGCAGACGGAGGAGGGCGTCCGACGGGGCGGCGCGGGCCTCGGCCTGGCGGTCTGCCGCCAAATCGTCCAGCGGATGGACGGAACCATCCAGGCCCGCAACCGGCCGGAAGGCGGCGCGGAGTTCGCGTTCGAGACGCCGCTCTTCCGCGTGCCGGCGCCAAGCTCCGTTGGCGGAGCGACGGCCGAGCCGCCGCCCGGCGTCGAGGGCCGCGTCCACGTGCTGATCGCCGACGACAACGCGACCAACCGGCTGGTCGCGGCCAGCCTCTGCGAGACCTTCGGCTGCACCAGCGAATGCGTCGAGGACGGCGCGGCCGCCGTCGAGGCCGCCGCCTCCGGCCGCTTCGACCTGATCCTCATGGACATCAAGATGCCGGTGATGGACGGCGCCGAAGCGACCCGCCGAATCCGCTCGGGCGCCGGGGCGGGCTCGCGGACGCCGATCCTGGCGCTGACCGCCAACGCCGATCCGGCGGACGCGGCCTTCTACCGCCGCTGCGGCGTAAACGGAGTGGTGGAAAAGCCCATCCGGCCCGATCGCCTGCTGGCCGCCATGACGGCGGTGCTGAACCTGGTCGCCGCCGAGTCGGACGCCGTCACCGCGTGCTGA
- the gspL gene encoding type II secretion system protein GspL: MRRTRLVFAPSDPQAPPAYLLLDAFGEVVGRGEQPLRAEAPAAPTTVVLVVPGVEATARWLRLPARGEAQARAAAALLLEGEQALEDEPVHLALGPLEADGCRLAVTVARSRMQGWLDLARLHGISPDVVAPDCLLLPEPEGERPVAARIGGALAVRGRRLAFACDPDLAPVLLQDRDPELASDAEAVERLLAQGAGRPAINLLQGEFAPADGRRIAPRDLRRAGVLAALLLASPMALEGAEALRLSFAADRAEAAARQDAAAVLPKGTVVRDPAAQVAARLERLELAAGGGPAGLAARLFAALSGIEGAQVESLIVSPDGALRASITHANYSDMELLGGALRGDGIAFKEEGTRDEAGGIVSEVMLGVRR; the protein is encoded by the coding sequence ATGAGACGCACACGCCTGGTCTTCGCGCCGAGTGATCCGCAGGCGCCGCCCGCCTATCTGCTGCTGGACGCGTTCGGCGAGGTGGTCGGCCGCGGCGAGCAGCCGCTGCGGGCCGAGGCCCCGGCCGCACCGACCACGGTCGTGCTGGTGGTCCCGGGCGTGGAGGCGACCGCCCGCTGGCTGCGCCTGCCGGCCCGCGGCGAGGCCCAGGCCCGCGCCGCCGCGGCCCTGCTGCTGGAGGGCGAGCAGGCGTTGGAGGACGAGCCCGTCCACCTGGCGCTCGGGCCGCTCGAGGCGGACGGCTGCCGGCTGGCGGTCACCGTCGCCCGCTCACGGATGCAGGGGTGGCTGGACCTCGCTCGCCTGCACGGGATCTCGCCCGACGTGGTCGCGCCGGACTGCCTGCTCCTTCCCGAGCCCGAGGGCGAGCGGCCGGTGGCGGCGCGGATCGGCGGGGCGCTGGCGGTGCGCGGGCGGCGGCTGGCCTTCGCCTGCGATCCCGACCTCGCGCCGGTCCTGCTGCAGGACCGCGATCCCGAGCTGGCCTCGGACGCCGAGGCGGTCGAGCGGCTGCTGGCGCAGGGCGCCGGCCGGCCGGCGATCAACCTGCTGCAGGGCGAGTTCGCTCCCGCCGACGGGCGGCGGATCGCCCCGCGCGACCTGCGCCGGGCGGGCGTGCTCGCCGCGCTGCTGCTGGCGAGCCCCATGGCGCTGGAGGGCGCCGAGGCGCTGCGGCTGTCGTTCGCCGCCGACAGGGCCGAGGCCGCCGCGCGGCAGGACGCCGCCGCGGTCCTGCCGAAGGGGACCGTGGTGCGCGATCCGGCGGCCCAGGTCGCCGCCCGGCTGGAGCGCCTGGAGCTGGCGGCCGGCGGCGGGCCCGCCGGTCTCGCGGCCCGGCTGTTCGCGGCGCTGTCCGGGATCGAGGGCGCCCAGGTGGAAAGCCTGATCGTCTCGCCCGACGGCGCCCTGCGCGCCTCCATCACCCACGCCAACTACTCAGACATGGAGCTGCTGGGCGGGGCGCTGCGCGGGGACGGGATCGCCTTCAAGGAGGAGGGGACCCGCGACGAGGCCGGAGGGATCGTGAGCGAAGTGATGCTGGGGGTGCGCCGATGA
- the gspN gene encoding type II secretion system protein N yields MGRILTAGALVFLAALVLLAPLRVALGWMDLDSLSARRAEGTIWSGRLTAASWRGLGLGDPQVGLDPLRGGVRVRADGEVRGTAVLRPGGLADADAVLPLARIAPGLPLRGELALADADVRMDAGRCGSARGRVEVRGARFGPAAVTLAGPLACREGRLVAPLAGEAAGVVVEVTLSLDGAGRYEAVTRLRATDPAVLAAAGAAGFERGLDGFARTDRGVLR; encoded by the coding sequence ATGGGTCGGATCCTCACGGCCGGGGCCCTGGTCTTTCTGGCGGCCCTCGTCCTGCTGGCGCCGCTGAGGGTGGCGCTGGGCTGGATGGACCTGGACAGCCTGTCGGCCCGACGCGCGGAGGGGACCATCTGGTCCGGCCGGCTGACGGCGGCGAGCTGGAGAGGGCTCGGACTTGGCGATCCGCAGGTCGGCCTCGATCCGCTGCGCGGCGGCGTTCGGGTGCGGGCGGACGGGGAGGTGCGCGGAACCGCCGTGCTGCGGCCGGGCGGCCTGGCCGACGCCGACGCCGTGCTGCCCCTGGCGCGGATCGCGCCGGGCCTGCCGCTGCGAGGCGAGCTGGCCCTGGCGGACGCCGATGTCCGGATGGACGCGGGGCGGTGCGGGTCGGCCCGCGGGCGGGTCGAGGTGCGGGGCGCCCGGTTCGGCCCCGCGGCCGTAACCCTGGCCGGGCCGCTGGCGTGCCGGGAGGGGCGGCTGGTCGCGCCGCTCGCGGGCGAGGCGGCGGGCGTGGTCGTCGAGGTGACGCTGAGCCTCGACGGGGCGGGCCGCTATGAGGCGGTCACGCGGCTGCGGGCGACCGATCCGGCCGTGCTGGCGGCGGCGGGCGCGGCGGGGTTCGAGCGGGGGCTGGACGGCTTCGCCCGCACCGACCGCGGCGTCCTGCGCTAG